From the genome of Populus trichocarpa isolate Nisqually-1 chromosome 15, P.trichocarpa_v4.1, whole genome shotgun sequence, one region includes:
- the LOC7486392 gene encoding long chain base biosynthesis protein 2a, with protein sequence MIKIPYLTALSTYFSYGLLFVFGHFRDFFRKILDCFHPSNLQGYAPICLGPEDFYIRRLFLRIQDCFGRPISSAPDVWFDVVQRFSNDNNKTLRRTSKVTRCLNLGSYNYLGFAAADEYCTPRVIETLKRFSPSTCSPRVDGGTTTLHNELEEIAANFVRKPAAIVFGMGHATNCTTLPVLIGKGGLIVSDSLNHNSIINGARGSGATIRVFQHNTPSHLEEVLRQHIAEGQPRTHRPWKKIFVLVEGIYSMEGELCKLPEIVSVCKKYKAYIYLDEAHSIGAVGKTGRGVCELLGVDTADVDVMMGTFTKSFGSCGGYIAGSKELIQYLKYTCPAHLYATSISPPAAQQIISSIKVILGEDGSSRGAQKLERIRENSNFFRSELQKMGFDVIGDNDSPVIAIMLYNPGKIPAFSRECLKQNVAVVMSAFPATPLLLARARICISACHAMEDLLKALEVINQVGDLIGIKYSPAGSDKQHQEQGAMKLE encoded by the exons atGATTAAGATTCCATATTTGACCGCCTTGAGCACCTACTTCAGCTATGGATTGCTCTTCGTTTTTGGCCATTTCCGTGATTTCTTTCGTAAAATCCTCGATTGCTTCCACCCCAGCAATCTTCAG GGCTACGCACCGATTTGTCTAGGACCCGAAGACTTTTACATTCGTCGATTATTTCTTCGAATTCAG gaTTGTTTTGGACGTCCGATTTCGAGTGCTCCGGACGTGTGGTTTGATGTTGTCCAGCGTTTCTCCAATGACAATAACAAGACTTTGAG ACGGACATCGAAGGTAACGAGGTGTCTGAACTTGGGGTCGTATAATTATCTCGGGTTCGCTGCCGCTGATGAGTATTGTACGCCTCGTGTTATTGAGACATTGAAGAGGTTTTCACCGAGTACTTGCAGTCCTCGTGTTGATGGAG GAACTACGACACTGCATAACGAACTGGAGGAGATTGCTGCAAACTTTGTTAGGAAGCCAGCTGCCATAGTTTTTGGCATGGGCCATGCCACAAACTGTACCACTCTCCCTGTTCTGATCGGAAAG ggAGGGTTAATAGTTAGTGATTCATTAAACCACAACTCAATTATCAATGGTGCTCGTGGTTCAGGAGCAACAATTCGGGTTTTCCAACACAATA CACCATCTCACTTGGAGGAAGTTTTGAGGCAGCATATTGCGGAGGGGCAACCAAGGACACATAGGCCTTGGAAGAAGATATTTGTCCTAGTGGAGGGTATTTATAGTATGGAAGGGGAACTCTGCAAACTTCCAGAGATTGTTTCAGTATGCAAGAAATATAAG GCATATATTTACTTGGACGAGGCTCATAGCATTGGAGCAGTTGGGAAAACAGGAAGAGGTGTTTGTGAACTCTTAGGAGTGGACACAGCTGATGTCGATGTTATGATGGGAACTTTTACAAAATCTTTTGGATCTTGTGGGGGTTATATTGCTGGATCTAAG GAACTAATCCAATACCTTAAATACACTTGTCCAGCTCATTTATATGCAACATCAATATCGCCTCCAGCTGCACAACAAATTATATCATCCATAAAGGTTATTCTAGGAGAGGATGGTTCTAGCAGAG GGGCTCAAAAACTTGAAAGAATACGTGAAAATAGCAACTTTTTCAGATCAGAGCTGCAGAAAATGGGTTTTGACGTTATTGGAGATAATGATTCACCAGTGATTGCCATAATGCTTTACAATCCAGGAAAAATCCCTGCATTTTCTCGGGAGTGCCTAAAGCAGAAT GTTGCTGTTGTGATGAGTGCTTTTCCAGCTACCCCTCTACTTTTGGCCAGGGCACGTATTTGCATATCTGCCTGCCATGCCATGGAAGACCTTCTCAAAGCATTGGAG GTTATCAATCAAGTCGGCGACCTCATCGGCATAAAGTACTCCCCTGCCGGGTCTGATAAACAGCATCAGGAGCAAGGCGCAATGAAGTTGGAGTGA